A single Xylanimonas cellulosilytica DSM 15894 DNA region contains:
- a CDS encoding LLM class F420-dependent oxidoreductase codes for MTVATPRPVRVAVQLQPQHADYHQLRDAVRRAEDLGVDLVMNWDHFYPLSGDPDGKHLECWTMLGAWAEQTERVEIGALVTCNSYRNPDLLADMARTVDHISGGRLVLGIGAGWFRRDYDQFGYEFGTPGTRIARLAADLPRIRARLAAGNPAPTRDIPILIGGGGERKTLRIVAEHADIWHSFSDAETLARKSAILDEHGAAVGRDTVAAVERSVEVRGEPRDTADALVAAGATLLIVGVSGPDYDLTDLAKWVAWRDAR; via the coding sequence ATGACCGTCGCCACACCACGCCCCGTCCGCGTCGCCGTCCAGCTCCAGCCGCAGCACGCCGACTACCACCAGCTCCGCGACGCCGTCCGCCGCGCGGAGGACCTGGGCGTCGACCTCGTCATGAACTGGGACCACTTCTACCCGCTCTCCGGGGACCCGGACGGCAAGCACCTCGAGTGCTGGACGATGCTGGGCGCCTGGGCGGAGCAGACCGAGCGCGTCGAGATCGGCGCGCTCGTCACCTGCAACTCCTACCGGAACCCGGACCTGCTCGCGGACATGGCCCGCACCGTCGACCACATCTCCGGCGGCCGCCTCGTCCTGGGGATCGGCGCCGGCTGGTTCCGGCGCGACTACGACCAGTTCGGCTACGAGTTCGGCACACCGGGCACACGGATCGCGAGGCTGGCCGCGGACCTGCCCCGGATCCGCGCACGGCTCGCTGCCGGCAACCCCGCACCGACGCGCGACATCCCGATCCTCATCGGCGGTGGTGGCGAGCGCAAGACGCTGCGGATCGTCGCCGAGCACGCCGACATCTGGCACTCGTTCAGCGACGCCGAGACCCTGGCCCGCAAGTCCGCCATCCTCGACGAGCACGGCGCCGCCGTCGGCCGCGACACCGTGGCGGCCGTCGAACGGTCGGTCGAGGTCCGCGGTGAGCCCCGGGACACCGCCGACGCGCTGGTCGCCGCCGGGGCCACCCTGCTGATCGTCGGGGTCAGCGGCCCGGACTACGACCTCACCGACCTCGCGAAGTGGGTGGCCTGGCGCGACGCCCGCTGA
- a CDS encoding quinone oxidoreductase family protein: MRAVQAREAGGPEVLSSVELPDPAPGPGQLLVRVAAAGVNFIDTYRRAGVYPMPYPHVVGVEGAGVVEALGAGVDGFAVGDRVAWAEAPGSYAELALVGAADAVAVPAGLDLTHAAALMLQGMTAHYLVASTFEVGPGHDVLLTAGAGGVGLLATQLATARGGQVITTVSTAEKAALSSAAGARHTIDYAAMSDLATQLPAAVRELTGGEGVHVAYDGVGRSTFAASLASLRRRGMLVLFGAASGPVPPVDPQVLNRSGSLFLTRPTLGHYVATRGELEWRAREVLGAAAAGDLDVRIGATYPLADAADAHRALEGRATTGKVLLIP; this comes from the coding sequence ATGCGCGCAGTACAGGCCCGCGAAGCGGGCGGCCCCGAGGTCCTGTCGTCCGTCGAGCTCCCCGACCCCGCGCCCGGTCCGGGCCAGCTCCTGGTGCGCGTCGCCGCGGCGGGCGTCAACTTCATCGACACCTACCGGCGTGCGGGCGTGTACCCGATGCCGTACCCGCACGTCGTGGGCGTCGAGGGGGCAGGAGTCGTCGAGGCGCTCGGGGCGGGCGTCGACGGGTTCGCCGTCGGCGACCGGGTCGCCTGGGCCGAGGCGCCCGGCAGCTACGCCGAGCTCGCGCTCGTCGGGGCCGCCGACGCCGTCGCCGTGCCCGCCGGGCTCGACCTGACGCACGCCGCCGCGCTGATGCTCCAGGGCATGACGGCGCACTACCTCGTCGCCTCGACGTTCGAGGTGGGCCCGGGGCACGACGTGCTGCTGACGGCCGGGGCGGGCGGCGTCGGCCTGCTGGCCACGCAGCTTGCGACCGCGCGCGGCGGGCAGGTGATCACCACGGTGTCCACGGCCGAGAAGGCGGCGCTGTCCAGCGCGGCCGGGGCCAGGCACACCATCGACTACGCCGCCATGAGCGACCTGGCCACCCAGCTGCCCGCCGCGGTCCGCGAGCTCACCGGCGGCGAGGGCGTGCACGTGGCGTACGACGGCGTCGGGCGGTCGACGTTCGCCGCCTCCCTCGCCTCGCTGCGCCGCCGCGGCATGCTCGTGCTCTTCGGCGCGGCGTCAGGGCCCGTGCCCCCCGTCGACCCCCAGGTGCTCAACCGGTCCGGGTCGCTGTTCCTGACCCGGCCCACCCTCGGGCACTACGTCGCCACGCGCGGCGAGCTCGAGTGGCGGGCCCGCGAGGTGCTGGGTGCGGCGGCGGCCGGAGACCTCGACGTGCGCATCGGGGCGACCTACCCGCTGGCCGACGCCGCGGACGCGCACCGGGCGCTCGAGGGCCGGGCGACGACGGGCAAGGTGCTGCTGATCCCGTGA
- a CDS encoding nitroreductase family deazaflavin-dependent oxidoreductase: MTVGGRIKAAWLQVLKHGLNRFTLRAAHAGRGPFVLMEHVGRRSGRTFETPLIVARTDGGFVVELTYGTQVQWYRNVLAAGGGTIVRGARRWRVGAPQLLDPQAGRAAFTAPARLALRVLRRREFRFLPDAPPPPEL; the protein is encoded by the coding sequence ATGACTGTCGGCGGGCGGATCAAGGCGGCCTGGCTCCAGGTCCTCAAGCACGGCCTGAACCGGTTCACGCTGCGGGCCGCGCACGCGGGGCGCGGGCCGTTCGTGCTGATGGAGCACGTCGGCCGCCGGTCGGGCCGCACCTTCGAGACGCCGCTCATCGTCGCGCGCACCGACGGCGGGTTCGTCGTCGAGCTCACCTACGGCACGCAGGTGCAGTGGTACCGCAACGTGCTCGCGGCAGGTGGCGGCACGATCGTCCGGGGTGCGCGGCGCTGGCGGGTGGGCGCCCCGCAGCTCCTCGACCCTCAGGCGGGGCGGGCGGCGTTCACCGCTCCCGCGCGGCTCGCCCTGCGCGTGCTGCGCCGTCGCGAGTTCCGGTTCCTGCCGGACGCCCCGCCGCCCCCGGAGCTGTGA
- the argC gene encoding N-acetyl-gamma-glutamyl-phosphate reductase, producing the protein MQMTSTQPVRVAVAGASGYAGGEFLRLAANHPHLEIGALTAHSNAGATLGSLQPHLRSLADRVLEPTGVEALAGHDVVVLALPHGASGQIAAALPGDVVAVDLGADHRLTDAAAWEQFYGSPHAGTWPYGLPELLHADGSRQRDALRGATRIAVPGCNVTAVTLGLQPGVAAGVIETDDVVAVLANGYSGAGKALKTHLLASEALGAAAPYAVGGTHRHIPEIRQNLTVAGARDVRISFTPTLVPMSRGILATATARLAPGTDPAAVRQAWVDAYADEPFVHLLPEGQWPSTAMTLGANTALVQVAVDAAAGRVVTVTAIDNLVKGTAGAAVQSLNLALGLPETAGLITEGVAP; encoded by the coding sequence ATGCAGATGACGAGCACCCAGCCTGTCCGGGTCGCGGTCGCCGGTGCCTCCGGCTATGCGGGCGGAGAGTTCCTCCGTCTCGCCGCGAACCACCCGCACCTCGAGATCGGCGCCCTGACCGCCCACTCGAACGCCGGCGCCACCCTCGGCAGCCTCCAGCCGCACCTGCGATCCCTCGCCGACCGCGTGCTCGAACCCACCGGGGTCGAGGCGCTCGCGGGTCATGACGTCGTCGTGCTCGCCCTGCCGCACGGCGCGTCCGGTCAGATCGCGGCCGCCCTGCCCGGTGACGTCGTCGCCGTCGACCTGGGTGCCGACCACCGCCTCACCGACGCCGCCGCGTGGGAGCAGTTCTACGGCAGCCCGCACGCGGGCACCTGGCCGTACGGCCTGCCGGAGCTCCTCCACGCGGACGGGTCCCGGCAGCGCGACGCGTTGCGCGGAGCGACCCGCATCGCCGTCCCGGGCTGCAACGTCACCGCCGTCACGCTCGGTCTCCAGCCCGGCGTCGCCGCCGGGGTGATCGAGACCGACGACGTCGTCGCCGTCCTCGCGAACGGGTACTCGGGCGCGGGCAAGGCGCTCAAGACGCACCTGCTGGCCTCCGAGGCGCTCGGCGCGGCAGCGCCCTATGCCGTCGGCGGCACGCACCGGCACATCCCCGAGATCCGGCAGAACCTCACCGTCGCGGGTGCCCGCGACGTGCGGATCAGCTTCACGCCGACGCTCGTGCCGATGTCCCGCGGGATCCTCGCGACGGCGACGGCGCGCCTGGCCCCGGGCACCGACCCGGCCGCGGTGCGCCAAGCCTGGGTCGACGCCTATGCCGACGAGCCGTTCGTCCACCTGCTGCCCGAGGGGCAGTGGCCCAGCACGGCGATGACGCTCGGCGCCAACACGGCCCTCGTCCAGGTGGCCGTCGACGCGGCCGCCGGGCGCGTCGTGACCGTCACCGCCATCGACAACCTCGTCAAGGGCACCGCGGGCGCCGCGGTCCAGTCCCTCAACCTGGCCCTCGGCCTGCCCGAGACCGCCGGCCTGATCACCGAAGGAGTCGCGCCGTGA
- the argJ gene encoding bifunctional glutamate N-acetyltransferase/amino-acid acetyltransferase ArgJ, whose amino-acid sequence MSVTAAAGFRAAGVTAGLKHSGNPDLALVVNDGPQHAAAAVFTSNRVVGAPVLWSRQCIQDGVARAVVLNSGSANVCTGPGGFQDSHATAEAVAAALGIGPIDVLVASTGVIGVRLKREKLLAGIPVAAAALADDEAAGAAAASAIMTTDTVPKVSVRTVATAAGEFTIGGMAKGAGMLAPALATMLCVITTDAVVPDGDEGAALLDRALRDATATTFDRIDSDGCMSTSDTVVLMASGASGVQPAEAELAAAVRAVAADLAAQLLADAEGASHDIAITVTGATTDDAALAVARAISRSNLVKTAVYGNDPNWGRILAQVGTVPESVAPYDPDQLDVSVNGVMVCRAGGAHEDPAGVDMAANRLVTILVDLHAGDAEVTLLTNDLTHAYVEENSAYTS is encoded by the coding sequence ATGAGCGTCACCGCAGCCGCCGGCTTCCGGGCGGCGGGCGTCACCGCCGGCCTCAAGCACTCGGGCAACCCCGATCTCGCCCTGGTCGTCAACGACGGCCCGCAGCACGCCGCCGCCGCCGTGTTCACGTCGAACCGCGTGGTCGGCGCCCCCGTCCTGTGGTCGCGCCAGTGCATCCAGGACGGCGTCGCCCGCGCCGTCGTCCTCAACTCCGGCTCCGCCAACGTGTGCACCGGCCCCGGCGGGTTCCAGGACTCGCACGCGACGGCCGAGGCCGTCGCCGCCGCCCTCGGCATCGGCCCGATCGACGTCCTCGTCGCCTCGACGGGAGTCATCGGCGTGCGCCTCAAGCGCGAGAAGCTGCTCGCCGGCATCCCCGTCGCCGCGGCAGCCCTGGCCGACGACGAGGCCGCGGGGGCTGCGGCCGCGAGCGCGATCATGACCACCGACACCGTGCCCAAGGTCTCGGTGCGCACCGTGGCGACCGCCGCGGGCGAGTTCACGATCGGTGGCATGGCGAAGGGCGCGGGCATGCTCGCCCCCGCGCTCGCCACCATGCTCTGCGTCATCACCACCGACGCCGTCGTGCCCGACGGCGACGAGGGCGCCGCACTCCTGGACCGTGCCCTGCGCGACGCGACCGCGACGACGTTCGACCGCATCGACTCCGACGGCTGCATGTCGACGTCGGACACCGTCGTGCTCATGGCCTCGGGCGCCTCGGGCGTGCAGCCCGCCGAGGCGGAGCTCGCCGCAGCGGTCCGCGCCGTGGCCGCCGACCTCGCCGCCCAGCTCCTCGCCGACGCCGAGGGCGCCTCGCACGACATCGCGATCACGGTGACCGGAGCGACCACGGACGACGCCGCGCTCGCGGTGGCCCGGGCGATCTCGCGCTCCAACCTCGTCAAGACGGCGGTCTACGGCAACGACCCCAACTGGGGCCGCATCCTCGCCCAGGTCGGCACGGTCCCCGAGTCCGTCGCCCCGTACGACCCCGACCAGCTGGACGTCTCGGTCAACGGCGTCATGGTCTGCAGAGCCGGTGGCGCGCACGAGGACCCGGCGGGCGTCGACATGGCCGCGAACCGGCTCGTGACGATCCTGGTCGACCTGCACGCCGGCGACGCCGAGGTCACCTTGCTGACGAACGACCTCACGCACGCCTACGTCGAAGAGAACAGCGCGTACACCTCATGA
- the argB gene encoding acetylglutamate kinase, whose translation MTPTPSSAAVAALSPDQKAEVLLEALPWLQEFSGALVVVKYGGNAMVDDRLKAAFAHDMVFLRQVGLRPVVVHGGGPQINAMLSRLDIASEFRGGLRVTTPETMEVVRMVLTGQVGRELVGLLNAHGPLAVGLSGEDGGLFRARRRTATVDGEPVDVGLVGDVIGVDPSAVEDILAAGRIPVVSTVAPDVDDPTQVLNVNADTAASALAVALGAKKLIVLTDVEGLYTSWPDRSSLVAQITASDLAALLPSLESGMVPKMEACLRAVEGGVPAATVIDGRQPHSVLLEVFTARGNGTMVVPTPQPPVADPADSAQPSVVDPAETTQPSVVDPAETTPQPPVVEPVETTPTTKATS comes from the coding sequence ATGACGCCCACGCCCAGCAGCGCGGCCGTGGCCGCCCTCTCCCCGGACCAGAAGGCCGAGGTCCTCCTCGAGGCCCTCCCGTGGCTCCAGGAGTTCTCCGGCGCCCTCGTCGTCGTCAAGTACGGCGGCAACGCCATGGTCGACGACCGGCTCAAGGCCGCGTTCGCCCACGACATGGTGTTCCTGCGCCAGGTCGGCCTGCGCCCCGTCGTCGTGCACGGTGGCGGCCCGCAGATCAACGCGATGCTCTCCCGCCTGGACATCGCCAGCGAGTTCCGCGGTGGCCTGCGTGTCACCACGCCGGAGACCATGGAGGTGGTCCGCATGGTGCTCACGGGCCAGGTCGGCCGCGAGCTCGTCGGCCTCCTCAACGCCCACGGCCCTCTCGCCGTCGGGCTCTCGGGCGAGGACGGCGGCCTGTTCCGCGCCCGGCGCCGCACCGCGACCGTCGACGGCGAGCCCGTCGACGTCGGCCTGGTCGGCGACGTCATCGGCGTCGACCCCTCTGCCGTCGAGGACATCCTCGCCGCCGGCCGCATCCCCGTGGTCTCCACCGTCGCCCCCGACGTCGACGACCCCACGCAGGTGCTCAACGTGAACGCCGACACCGCGGCGTCGGCGCTCGCGGTCGCGCTCGGCGCGAAGAAGCTCATCGTGCTGACGGACGTCGAAGGCCTCTACACCTCGTGGCCGGACCGGTCATCGCTCGTCGCGCAGATCACGGCGAGCGACCTGGCCGCGCTGCTGCCCAGCCTCGAGTCCGGCATGGTGCCCAAGATGGAGGCGTGCCTGCGCGCGGTCGAGGGCGGCGTCCCCGCGGCCACCGTCATCGACGGCCGCCAGCCGCATTCCGTCCTGCTGGAGGTCTTCACGGCCCGCGGCAACGGCACGATGGTGGTCCCCACCCCGCAACCCCCGGTGGCCGACCCCGCCGACTCCGCCCAGCCCTCGGTGGTCGACCCCGCCGAAACCACCCAGCCCTCGGTGGTCGACCCCGCCGAAACCACCCCGCAGCCCCCGGTGGTTGAGCCTGTCGAAACCACCCCGACGACGAAGGCGACCTCATGA
- a CDS encoding acetylornithine transaminase has translation MSDLLALTEPGSVAAGFSAQWTDRYTHAVMDTFGPPQRVLVRGEGCYVWDADGKRYLDLLAGIAVNALGHAHPTLTAAISAQLGTLGHVSNFFGTPTQIALAESLLRLAQAPDGSRVFLTNSGTEALEAAFKMTRRVGPGRVLALEGAFHGRSMGALALTHKQAYREPFEPLPGGVEHVAFGDTTALDEAFSPAAVAERGPVVALVVEPLQGEAGVRPLPPGYLAHARRLTSDAGALLILDEVQTGVGRTGSWFAYQHPEIGGGIVPDVVTLAKGLGGGFPVGAVIAYGERAATLLGRGQHGSTFGGNPVAAAAALATLGVIERDGLLGQVHDVGALLREEIELCGSPLVREVRGRGLLLAVVLNAPVAAQVAAQALEAGFVMNPVAPDAVRLAPPLILTAEQAREVAGFFATLSLPTEPADVPTEGETR, from the coding sequence ATGAGCGACCTCCTCGCCCTGACGGAGCCCGGCTCCGTCGCCGCCGGCTTCTCGGCCCAGTGGACGGACCGCTACACGCATGCGGTCATGGACACGTTCGGCCCGCCGCAGCGCGTCCTGGTGCGCGGCGAGGGCTGCTACGTCTGGGACGCGGACGGCAAGCGGTACCTCGACCTGCTCGCGGGCATCGCGGTCAACGCGCTCGGGCACGCGCACCCCACGCTCACCGCCGCGATCAGCGCGCAGCTCGGCACGCTCGGGCACGTGTCCAACTTCTTCGGCACGCCCACGCAGATCGCGCTCGCCGAGTCGCTGCTGCGTCTCGCGCAGGCACCGGACGGCTCGCGGGTCTTCCTCACCAACTCGGGCACCGAGGCGCTCGAGGCGGCGTTCAAGATGACCCGCCGGGTGGGCCCGGGCCGGGTGCTCGCCCTGGAGGGCGCGTTCCACGGCCGCTCGATGGGGGCGCTCGCGCTGACCCACAAGCAGGCCTACCGCGAGCCGTTCGAGCCGCTGCCAGGCGGCGTCGAGCACGTCGCCTTCGGTGACACGACGGCGCTGGACGAGGCGTTCTCGCCGGCCGCGGTCGCCGAGCGCGGACCCGTCGTCGCCCTCGTCGTCGAACCACTCCAGGGCGAGGCGGGCGTGCGCCCGCTGCCGCCCGGCTACCTCGCGCACGCCCGCCGCCTCACCTCCGACGCCGGGGCGCTGCTGATCCTGGACGAGGTGCAGACCGGCGTCGGGCGCACCGGGTCCTGGTTCGCCTACCAGCACCCGGAGATCGGCGGCGGCATCGTGCCCGACGTCGTCACGCTCGCCAAAGGGCTGGGCGGCGGGTTCCCGGTCGGCGCGGTGATCGCCTACGGCGAGCGCGCCGCGACCCTGCTCGGCCGCGGGCAGCACGGCTCCACCTTCGGCGGCAACCCCGTGGCCGCGGCGGCAGCGCTCGCCACGCTCGGCGTCATCGAGCGCGACGGCCTGCTCGGCCAGGTCCACGACGTCGGCGCCCTGCTGCGCGAGGAGATCGAGCTGTGCGGGTCGCCGCTGGTGCGCGAGGTGCGCGGTCGCGGCCTGCTGCTCGCCGTCGTCCTCAACGCCCCCGTGGCCGCGCAGGTCGCCGCGCAGGCGCTCGAAGCCGGGTTCGTGATGAACCCCGTGGCGCCCGACGCGGTCCGGCTCGCGCCACCGCTGATCCTCACCGCCGAGCAGGCTCGCGAGGTGGCCGGGTTCTTCGCCACACTGTCCCTGCCCACCGAGCCCGCCGACGTGCCCACCGAAGGGGAGACCCGATGA
- the argF gene encoding ornithine carbamoyltransferase gives MTRHFLRDDDLTPAEQHEVLELGMAFREERQFRQPLGGPRAVAFITDKPTLRTQLSFATGIAELGGFPMVVDGNLAQIGERESIADTTRVLDRQVAAIVWRTYGDDRIQEMASVSRVPVVNALTDGFHPCQILADLLTIAQHRGGVAALPGQALAYVGDAANNMANSYLLGGVTAGLHVRVAGPDGYLPDPTIVARAQEIAAETGGSVTVTTDPVEAVRGADAVATDTWVSMGAEAEAEERARPFVPYQLDAALLAEAKPDAVVLHCLPAYRGKEITADVIDGPQSVVFDEAENRLHAQKALLSWLLERP, from the coding sequence ATGACCCGCCACTTCCTGCGCGACGACGACCTGACCCCCGCCGAGCAGCACGAGGTGCTCGAGCTGGGCATGGCGTTCCGCGAGGAGCGTCAGTTCCGCCAGCCGCTGGGTGGCCCGCGGGCCGTCGCGTTCATCACCGACAAGCCGACCCTGCGCACGCAGCTCTCTTTCGCGACGGGCATCGCGGAGCTCGGCGGCTTCCCGATGGTCGTGGACGGCAACCTCGCACAGATCGGGGAGCGTGAGTCGATCGCCGACACCACCCGCGTGCTCGACCGCCAGGTCGCCGCGATCGTGTGGCGCACCTACGGCGACGACCGCATCCAGGAGATGGCGTCGGTCTCCCGCGTGCCCGTGGTCAACGCGCTGACCGACGGGTTCCACCCGTGCCAGATCCTCGCGGACCTGCTCACGATCGCCCAGCACCGCGGCGGCGTCGCCGCCCTGCCGGGCCAGGCGCTCGCCTACGTGGGGGACGCGGCCAACAACATGGCCAACAGCTACCTCCTGGGGGGCGTGACCGCCGGTCTGCACGTGCGGGTCGCTGGGCCCGACGGCTACCTGCCCGACCCCACGATCGTCGCTCGGGCGCAGGAGATCGCCGCCGAGACGGGCGGGTCGGTCACCGTCACCACCGACCCGGTCGAGGCCGTGCGTGGCGCCGACGCCGTCGCCACCGACACCTGGGTGTCGATGGGCGCCGAGGCCGAGGCCGAGGAGCGGGCGAGGCCGTTCGTCCCGTACCAGCTCGACGCAGCACTCCTCGCCGAGGCCAAGCCCGACGCCGTCGTGCTCCACTGCCTGCCCGCATACCGGGGCAAGGAGATCACCGCCGACGTCATCGACGGCCCGCAGTCGGTCGTCTTCGACGAGGCGGAGAACCGCTTGCACGCCCAGAAGGCCCTGCTGTCCTGGCTGCTGGAACGGCCATGA
- a CDS encoding arginine repressor encodes MSHDSPVVAPVTKAARQSRIVDLVQRGAVHSQSELARLLAEEGLSVTQATLSRDLIELRAEKVRTAAGGLVYAVPGEGGDRSVLADQDQEYLSARLSRLLADLLVSAEASANLVVLRTPPGAANFLGSAIDHSLFPGVLGCIAGDDTILVISRDPAGGDELAQRFLALATPS; translated from the coding sequence ATGAGCCACGACAGCCCGGTGGTCGCCCCGGTGACCAAGGCGGCCCGGCAGTCCCGGATCGTCGACCTCGTGCAGCGCGGCGCGGTCCACTCGCAGTCCGAGCTCGCGCGCCTCCTCGCCGAGGAGGGCCTGTCCGTCACGCAGGCGACGCTCTCGCGCGACCTCATCGAGCTGCGCGCCGAGAAGGTCCGCACCGCGGCCGGCGGTCTCGTCTACGCCGTGCCGGGGGAGGGCGGCGACCGCAGCGTGCTCGCCGACCAGGACCAGGAGTACCTGTCCGCGCGCCTGAGCCGCCTGCTCGCCGACCTGCTCGTCTCCGCCGAGGCGTCCGCCAACCTGGTCGTGCTGCGCACGCCCCCCGGCGCCGCCAACTTCCTCGGCTCGGCGATCGACCACTCGCTGTTCCCCGGCGTGCTCGGCTGCATCGCCGGCGACGACACGATCCTCGTCATCTCCCGCGACCCCGCCGGCGGCGACGAGCTCGCCCAGCGGTTCCTCGCCCTCGCCACCCCCTCCTGA
- the argH gene encoding argininosuccinate lyase, giving the protein MPEIEKHDAGEATQPTQPAVALWGGRFAGGPSPELQALSQSTHFDWKLAAYDVRGSQAHAKVLHRAGLLSDDELEAMAAALDRLAADVAAGTFLPALDDEDVHTALERGLIERAGTELGGKLRAGRSRNDQIATLVRLYLREQARTIAAQVLAVVDEIITQADAAGTAVMPGRTHLQHAQPVLLAHHLLAHAWPLLRDVDRFIDWDVRAARSPYGSGALAGSSLGLDPAAVAADLGFDGPVENSIDGTAARDVVAEFAFVAAMIGVDLSRFAEEIILWNTKEFGFVRLDDSYSTGSSIMPQKKNPDIAELARGKAGRLLGDLTGLLATLKGLPLAYNRDLQEDKEPVFDQVATLTVLLPAFAGMVRTMVFDTERMAALAPQGFSLATDIAEWLVREGVPFRVAHEVAGACVRVCEERGIELWDLTDAELASISEHLTPQVRAVLSVEGSVASRDAVGGTAPARVAEQLEAAKERATEYRFWAES; this is encoded by the coding sequence ATGCCCGAGATCGAGAAGCACGACGCCGGTGAGGCGACCCAGCCCACCCAGCCCGCGGTGGCGCTGTGGGGCGGCCGGTTCGCGGGCGGCCCCTCGCCCGAGCTGCAGGCGCTGTCCCAGTCGACCCACTTCGACTGGAAGCTCGCGGCCTACGACGTCCGCGGATCGCAGGCCCACGCCAAGGTGCTGCACCGTGCAGGCCTGCTGTCCGACGACGAGCTCGAGGCGATGGCCGCCGCCCTCGACCGGCTCGCCGCCGACGTCGCAGCGGGCACCTTCCTGCCGGCGCTCGACGACGAGGACGTCCACACCGCACTCGAACGCGGCCTGATCGAGCGCGCCGGGACCGAGCTGGGCGGCAAGCTCCGCGCCGGCCGCTCGCGCAACGACCAGATCGCCACCCTGGTGCGCCTCTACCTGCGCGAGCAGGCCCGCACCATCGCCGCCCAGGTCCTCGCCGTCGTCGACGAGATCATCACCCAGGCCGACGCTGCGGGCACCGCCGTCATGCCGGGCCGCACCCACCTCCAGCACGCCCAGCCGGTCCTGCTCGCCCACCACCTGCTCGCGCACGCCTGGCCGCTCCTGCGCGACGTCGACCGCTTCATCGACTGGGACGTGCGCGCCGCCCGCAGCCCGTATGGGTCCGGGGCGCTCGCGGGTTCCTCGCTGGGCCTCGACCCGGCCGCCGTGGCCGCGGACCTGGGCTTCGACGGCCCGGTCGAGAACTCGATCGACGGCACCGCCGCGCGCGACGTCGTCGCGGAGTTCGCGTTCGTCGCGGCGATGATCGGCGTCGACCTGTCGCGCTTCGCGGAGGAGATCATCCTCTGGAACACCAAGGAGTTCGGCTTCGTCCGCCTGGACGACTCGTACTCCACCGGCTCGAGCATCATGCCGCAGAAGAAGAACCCGGACATCGCCGAGCTCGCGCGCGGCAAGGCGGGCCGCCTCCTCGGCGACCTGACGGGCCTCCTGGCCACCCTCAAGGGCCTCCCGCTCGCCTACAACCGCGACCTGCAGGAGGACAAGGAGCCCGTCTTCGACCAGGTGGCCACGCTCACCGTCCTGCTGCCGGCCTTCGCCGGGATGGTCCGCACGATGGTGTTCGACACCGAGCGGATGGCGGCGCTCGCCCCCCAGGGCTTCTCGCTCGCGACGGACATCGCGGAGTGGCTCGTGCGCGAGGGCGTGCCGTTCCGCGTCGCGCACGAGGTCGCCGGCGCGTGCGTGCGGGTGTGCGAGGAGCGCGGCATCGAGCTGTGGGACCTGACCGACGCGGAGCTGGCCTCGATCAGCGAGCACCTGACGCCGCAGGTGCGCGCTGTGCTCTCCGTCGAGGGCTCGGTCGCGTCGCGCGACGCCGTCGGCGGCACCGCCCCGGCTCGCGTCGCCGAGCAGCTCGAGGCGGCCAAGGAGCGCGCGACCGAGTACCGCTTCTGGGCCGAGTCGTGA
- a CDS encoding uridine kinase family protein gives MTVAADVLAALTALARARRADAPEGTFLVVVDGPAGSGKTTLAAQLAPRLGDGDGGHAQVVHQDDLYEGWEAGPDGGAARLAEWVLAPLAQHRPGRYRRYDWTSGRYAEWHTVAPAEFVVVEGCGSGARAVDAHPRLLIWVEADDDERLRRGLARDGAAERDHWLRWMDDEATHYEREGTSERADVRLDGFGRVTTWRAAPVA, from the coding sequence ATGACCGTCGCCGCCGACGTCCTCGCCGCGCTGACCGCGCTCGCGCGGGCCAGGCGCGCCGACGCGCCCGAGGGCACGTTCCTCGTCGTCGTCGACGGCCCCGCCGGTTCCGGCAAGACGACGCTGGCGGCCCAGCTCGCACCCCGCCTCGGTGACGGGGACGGCGGCCACGCCCAGGTCGTCCACCAGGACGACCTCTATGAGGGCTGGGAAGCGGGGCCCGACGGTGGTGCGGCTCGCCTCGCCGAGTGGGTCCTCGCGCCGCTGGCGCAGCACCGCCCGGGCCGGTACCGCCGGTACGACTGGACGTCGGGCCGGTACGCCGAGTGGCACACGGTGGCGCCCGCGGAGTTCGTGGTGGTCGAGGGCTGCGGCTCCGGCGCCCGCGCCGTCGACGCCCACCCGCGCCTGCTGATATGGGTGGAGGCCGACGACGACGAGCGGCTGCGCCGCGGGCTCGCCCGGGACGGCGCCGCCGAGCGCGACCACTGGCTGCGCTGGATGGACGACGAGGCGACGCACTACGAGCGCGAGGGCACGAGCGAGCGCGCCGACGTCCGGCTCGACGGCTTCGGTCGGGTCACCACCTGGCGCGCCGCGCCGGTGGCATAA